A single window of Syngnathus acus chromosome 23, fSynAcu1.2, whole genome shotgun sequence DNA harbors:
- the sfmbt2 gene encoding scm-like with four MBT domains protein 2 isoform X5 codes for MQSLAQDQAPKPPACPINGKEEAALHSEAEAVEEQEEEVEFNWQEHMAEMGAASAPHGAFKHVEVSLQSSFQPGMKLEVANKEAPDTYWVATVVATCGQLLLLRFSGYADDRRADFWCDVMTAELHPVGWCAPNRKTLTPPQDKLRKAIKEKHADWTEFLVGDLTGSRTAPANLLEGPLRGKNTVDLMVPGSVLELRDASDPFLYWPVRVVRNVGGRLRLRLAGLSDEHRARDAWLFYLDIRLRPLGWARENRLALEPPTELQSLKSAADWQQALEDARRDGETSAVPPEVFKDHADLPAHAFKVGMKLEMLSPWERLQICPVSVTKVFDENYFQVTADDLAGDGEPRSALCHANSPGIVPIQWCLKNGVALGRPRGYRAPDFDWADYLEQSGAEAAPDTCFPDAWQTRPFAQDAWLETAHPERPAEICVARITRVRGRLLWLRLEGVPKRCCETIVDVESMDIFPVGWCEANAYPLNPPLGAACGKERKMVVVQPEQELAPQPSLAAEPPPAAYHCQPAPNDAAGGRFCCSKVFVNHRCFSGPYLNKGRISELPQTVGPGKCTLVLKEVLTMLINAAYKPGRVLKELQELEDPSWDCQEETLKAKYKGKTYRSSIKIVRLAELIPDFCRKVCVKLQCCPNLVGPALVPEKCPESCFVQTKTKYTYYYGKKRKLPKPPGGEDDAAAATAAAAGEPLKPKRKKRKSIFVQKKRRSSAVDLTLAGSGQESEEEDGASPSGSEATSSEPRDDLTDASSVETVGGRPRRATALCKVEPLGTSNGAAGSQEAPEGRRRSARQLLGKYQASKDEDVQVRKSQLVHRRRRSPWFWTETHWSGACKRWSSSSTPLTAHRWPASSRSRTSTARPCCC; via the exons ATGCAGTCGCTGGCCCAGGATCAGGCGCCCAAGCCGCCCGCCTGTCCCATTAACgggaaggaggaggcggcgctCCACTCAG AGGCGGAGGCCGTGGAggagcaagaggaggaggtggagttTAACTGGCAGGAGCACATGGCGGAGATGGGGGCTGCCAGCGCCCCACACGGCGCCTTCAAACAC GTGGAGGTGAGCCTGCAGAGCAGCTTCCAGCCCGGCATGAAGCTGGAGGTGGCCAACAAGGAGGCGCCCGACACCTACTGGGTGGCCACGGTGGTGGCCACGTGCggccagctgctgctgctgcgcttCAGCGGCTACGCCGACGACCGCAGGGCCGACTTCTGGTGCGACGTCATGACCGCCGAGCTGCACCCGGTGGGCTGGTGCGCCCCTAACCGCAAGACTCTCACGCCCCCCCAAG ATAAGCTGAGAAAAG CCATCAAGGAGAAACACGCAGATTGGACCGAGTTTCTGGTCGGCGACTTGACCGGCTCCAGGACGGCGCCGGCGAACCTGCTCGAGGGG CCGCTGCGAGGGAAGAACACAGTGGACCTGATGGTCCCGGGATCGGTCCTGGAACTCCGCGACGCGTCGGACCCCTTTCTGTACTGGCCGGTGCGCGTGGTCCGCAACGTCGGCGGCCGGCTCCGTCTGCGCCTCGCCGGCCTCTCGGACGAGCACCGGGCTCGCGACGCGTGGCTCTTTTACCTGGACATCAGGCTGCGACCCCTCGGCTGGGCCCGGGAGAACCGGCTGGCTTTGGAGCCGCCCACAG AATTGCAAAGTCTCAAAAGCGCCGCCGACTGGCAGCAAGCTTTGGAGGACGCCAGACGAGACGGAGAGACGAGCGCCGTGCCGCCGGAGGTGTTCAAG GACCACGCCGACCTGCCTGCGCACGCCTTCAAGGTGGGCATGAAGCTGGAGATGCTTTCTCCGTGGGAGCGCCTGCAGATCTGCCCCGTTTCCGTCACCAAG GTTTTCGATGAAAACTACTTCCAAGTCACCGCGGACGACCTGGCGGGCGACGGCGAGCCGCGCTCCGCGTTGTGTCACGCCAACTCTCCGGGCATCGTGCCCATCCAGTGGTGCCTGAAGAACGGCGTGGCTTTGGGGCGGCCGCGCGGCTACCGGGCCCCAGACTTTGACTGGGCCGACTACCTCGAGCAGAGCGGCGCCGAAGCCGCTCCCGACACCTGCTTCCCCGAC GCGTGGCAGACTCGGCCGTTCGCCCAAGACGCGTGGCTGGAGACGGCGCACCCCGAGCGGCCGGCGGAGATCTGCGTGGCCCGGATCACTCGAGTGCGAGGACGTCTCTTGTGGCTTCGACTGGAAg GTGTGCCCAAGCGCTGTTGCGAGACCATCGTGGACGTGGAGTCCATGGACATCTTTCCCGTGGGCTGGTGTGAGGCCAACGCTTACCCCCTCAACCCGCCCCTCGGAGCTGCCT GTGGCAAAGAACGGAAGATGGTCGTGGTCCAGCCGGAGCAAGA ATTGGCGCCGCAGCCGTCACTCGCCGCGGAGCCGCCTCCGGCAGCCTATCACTGCCAGCCTGCCCCCAACGACGCAG CCGGCGGTCGCTTCTGCTGCTCCAAGGTGTTTGTCAACCACCGCTGCTTCTCGGGGCCGTACCTCAACAAGGGCCGCATCTCCGAGCTGCCGCAGACGGTGGGGCCTGGCAAGTGCACTCTGGTTCTCAAAGAG GTCCTCACCATGCTCATCAACGCCGCCTACAAGCCCGGCCGCGTCCTCAAGGAGCTGCAGGAGCTGGAGGATCCCAGCTGGGACTGTCAGGAGGAGACCCTGAAAGCCAA ATATAAAGGGAAAACGTACCGATCCAGCATCAAAATCGTCCGCCTGGCCGAGCTCATCCCGGACTTTTGTCGCAAAGTGTGCGTCAAGCTGCAGTGCTGCCCCAACCTCGTGGGCCCCGCGCTCGTGCCCGAAAAGTGCCCGGAGAGCTGCTTTGTTCAGACCAAAACCAAATACA cTTATTACTATGGCAAGAAAAGGAAGCTGCCCAAGCCGCCTGGAGGCGAGGacgacgccgccgccgccacagcagcagcagcaggagagcCGCTCAAACCAAAGcgcaagaagaggaagagcatTTTTGTGCAGAAAAAGCGCCGATCTTCAGCGGTGGATTTGACTCTAGCTGGCTCAGGACAG GAAAGCGAGGAAGAGGACGGGGCGTCGCCATCGGGCAGCGAGGCCACCAGCTCGGAGCCTCGCGACGACCTGACGGACGCGTCCTCGGTGGAGACCGTCGGGGGCCGCCCGCGTCGCGCCACGGCCCTGTGCAAGGTCGAGCCCCTGGGCACCAGCAATGGGGCCGCCGGCAGCCAGGAGGCGCCAGAGGGCCGACGGCGGTCTGCGCGCCAGCTCCTCGGCAAGTACCAAGCATCCAAAGACGAAGACGTGCAG GTAAGAAAAAGCCAACTGGTacacaggaggaggaggagccccTGGTTCTGGACGGAAACCCACTGGAGTGGAGCGTGCAAGAGGTGGTCCAGTTCATCAACTCCACTGACTGCGCATCGCTGGCCAGCATCTTCCAGGAGCAG GACATCGACGGCCAGGccatgctgctgctga
- the sfmbt2 gene encoding scm-like with four MBT domains protein 2 isoform X6 has translation MQSLAQDQAPKPPACPINGKEEAALHSEAEAVEEQEEEVEFNWQEHMAEMGAASAPHGAFKHVEVSLQSSFQPGMKLEVANKEAPDTYWVATVVATCGQLLLLRFSGYADDRRADFWCDVMTAELHPVGWCAPNRKTLTPPQDKLRKAIKEKHADWTEFLVGDLTGSRTAPANLLEGPLRGKNTVDLMVPGSVLELRDASDPFLYWPVRVVRNVGGRLRLRLAGLSDEHRARDAWLFYLDIRLRPLGWARENRLALEPPTELQSLKSAADWQQALEDARRDGETSAVPPEVFKDHADLPAHAFKVGMKLEMLSPWERLQICPVSVTKVFDENYFQVTADDLAGDGEPRSALCHANSPGIVPIQWCLKNGVALGRPRGYRAPDFDWADYLEQSGAEAAPDTCFPDAWQTRPFAQDAWLETAHPERPAEICVARITRVRGRLLWLRLEGVPKRCCETIVDVESMDIFPVGWCEANAYPLNPPLGAACGKERKMVVVQPEQELAPQPSLAAEPPPAAYHCQPAPNDAAGGRFCCSKVFVNHRCFSGPYLNKGRISELPQTVGPGKCTLVLKEVLTMLINAAYKPGRVLKELQELEDPSWDCQEETLKAKYKGKTYRSSIKIVRLAELIPDFCRKVCVKLQCCPNLVGPALVPEKCPESCFVQTKTKYTYYYGKKRKLPKPPGGEDDAAAATAAAAGEPLKPKRKKRKSIFVQKKRRSSAVDLTLAGSGQESEEEDGASPSGSEATSSEPRDDLTDASSVETVGGRPRRATALCKVEPLGTSNGAAGSQEAPEGRRRSARQLLGKYQASKDEDVQEEEEEEESEGRKEGERKAAT, from the exons ATGCAGTCGCTGGCCCAGGATCAGGCGCCCAAGCCGCCCGCCTGTCCCATTAACgggaaggaggaggcggcgctCCACTCAG AGGCGGAGGCCGTGGAggagcaagaggaggaggtggagttTAACTGGCAGGAGCACATGGCGGAGATGGGGGCTGCCAGCGCCCCACACGGCGCCTTCAAACAC GTGGAGGTGAGCCTGCAGAGCAGCTTCCAGCCCGGCATGAAGCTGGAGGTGGCCAACAAGGAGGCGCCCGACACCTACTGGGTGGCCACGGTGGTGGCCACGTGCggccagctgctgctgctgcgcttCAGCGGCTACGCCGACGACCGCAGGGCCGACTTCTGGTGCGACGTCATGACCGCCGAGCTGCACCCGGTGGGCTGGTGCGCCCCTAACCGCAAGACTCTCACGCCCCCCCAAG ATAAGCTGAGAAAAG CCATCAAGGAGAAACACGCAGATTGGACCGAGTTTCTGGTCGGCGACTTGACCGGCTCCAGGACGGCGCCGGCGAACCTGCTCGAGGGG CCGCTGCGAGGGAAGAACACAGTGGACCTGATGGTCCCGGGATCGGTCCTGGAACTCCGCGACGCGTCGGACCCCTTTCTGTACTGGCCGGTGCGCGTGGTCCGCAACGTCGGCGGCCGGCTCCGTCTGCGCCTCGCCGGCCTCTCGGACGAGCACCGGGCTCGCGACGCGTGGCTCTTTTACCTGGACATCAGGCTGCGACCCCTCGGCTGGGCCCGGGAGAACCGGCTGGCTTTGGAGCCGCCCACAG AATTGCAAAGTCTCAAAAGCGCCGCCGACTGGCAGCAAGCTTTGGAGGACGCCAGACGAGACGGAGAGACGAGCGCCGTGCCGCCGGAGGTGTTCAAG GACCACGCCGACCTGCCTGCGCACGCCTTCAAGGTGGGCATGAAGCTGGAGATGCTTTCTCCGTGGGAGCGCCTGCAGATCTGCCCCGTTTCCGTCACCAAG GTTTTCGATGAAAACTACTTCCAAGTCACCGCGGACGACCTGGCGGGCGACGGCGAGCCGCGCTCCGCGTTGTGTCACGCCAACTCTCCGGGCATCGTGCCCATCCAGTGGTGCCTGAAGAACGGCGTGGCTTTGGGGCGGCCGCGCGGCTACCGGGCCCCAGACTTTGACTGGGCCGACTACCTCGAGCAGAGCGGCGCCGAAGCCGCTCCCGACACCTGCTTCCCCGAC GCGTGGCAGACTCGGCCGTTCGCCCAAGACGCGTGGCTGGAGACGGCGCACCCCGAGCGGCCGGCGGAGATCTGCGTGGCCCGGATCACTCGAGTGCGAGGACGTCTCTTGTGGCTTCGACTGGAAg GTGTGCCCAAGCGCTGTTGCGAGACCATCGTGGACGTGGAGTCCATGGACATCTTTCCCGTGGGCTGGTGTGAGGCCAACGCTTACCCCCTCAACCCGCCCCTCGGAGCTGCCT GTGGCAAAGAACGGAAGATGGTCGTGGTCCAGCCGGAGCAAGA ATTGGCGCCGCAGCCGTCACTCGCCGCGGAGCCGCCTCCGGCAGCCTATCACTGCCAGCCTGCCCCCAACGACGCAG CCGGCGGTCGCTTCTGCTGCTCCAAGGTGTTTGTCAACCACCGCTGCTTCTCGGGGCCGTACCTCAACAAGGGCCGCATCTCCGAGCTGCCGCAGACGGTGGGGCCTGGCAAGTGCACTCTGGTTCTCAAAGAG GTCCTCACCATGCTCATCAACGCCGCCTACAAGCCCGGCCGCGTCCTCAAGGAGCTGCAGGAGCTGGAGGATCCCAGCTGGGACTGTCAGGAGGAGACCCTGAAAGCCAA ATATAAAGGGAAAACGTACCGATCCAGCATCAAAATCGTCCGCCTGGCCGAGCTCATCCCGGACTTTTGTCGCAAAGTGTGCGTCAAGCTGCAGTGCTGCCCCAACCTCGTGGGCCCCGCGCTCGTGCCCGAAAAGTGCCCGGAGAGCTGCTTTGTTCAGACCAAAACCAAATACA cTTATTACTATGGCAAGAAAAGGAAGCTGCCCAAGCCGCCTGGAGGCGAGGacgacgccgccgccgccacagcagcagcagcaggagagcCGCTCAAACCAAAGcgcaagaagaggaagagcatTTTTGTGCAGAAAAAGCGCCGATCTTCAGCGGTGGATTTGACTCTAGCTGGCTCAGGACAG GAAAGCGAGGAAGAGGACGGGGCGTCGCCATCGGGCAGCGAGGCCACCAGCTCGGAGCCTCGCGACGACCTGACGGACGCGTCCTCGGTGGAGACCGTCGGGGGCCGCCCGCGTCGCGCCACGGCCCTGTGCAAGGTCGAGCCCCTGGGCACCAGCAATGGGGCCGCCGGCAGCCAGGAGGCGCCAGAGGGCCGACGGCGGTCTGCGCGCCAGCTCCTCGGCAAGTACCAAGCATCCAAAGACGAAGACGTGCAG gaggaggaggaggaggaggagagcgaaggaaggaaggaaggcgagAGAAAAGCAGCTACTTAG